The genomic segment CACTTTTACCTTCAAGACTCTTATTTAAGGTCATGTCCCTTGTTAATGTAGCTACTGTGAGTTTAAGCATTTCCTCATCATTATCTACGTAATATACATTATTTCTAACAAGCTCTTCTACTAATAAATCAGCAATACTTGAAACAGCTACTATGCTTTTTTCTGAAATACACATTATATTATTATCAAAAGAAGCTCCCCTCACAATATCTCTTGCAGCCTTTTTGATGTCAGCAGTTTCATCAACAATAGTCGTAGGATTACCAGGACCAGCTCCAATAACTTTTTTGCCAGATGCCATTGCTTGCCGTAATACATTATTACCACCTGTCGTAACCACCATTGAAATATCTGGATGAGTCATAATTTCATTGGTACAAGTAATTGAATTTTCATTTAGGGTTACAACTAAATTATCTATTCCGCATCTTTCTCTTATTGCAATACTGATTATCTCTGTAACATATTTTGACACTTTTATTGCTCTTGGATGTGGACAATGAACAACTCCATTTCCTGCTGCCAGCATCCCTATTGTATTACTAATTAATGTGGCACATGGATTAGTACATGGATGTATAGCGCAGATAACACCATAAGATGATAGTTCATATAATGTCATCCCATTATCTCCTGTTCTCACTTCAGTAATTAATTCTTCTATTCCTGGTGTTTTTTTAATCGCTAGAATAAGTTTCTCAATTTTGTCATGTACATTCCCCATTCCAGTCTCTTCAACTGTCATATAAGCTATTTCCTCAACTCTACATAAAAGCTTTTTCTTAATAGAATCAATAATCTCTTGTCTTTCATTCAAAGTAAATTTGCTATATTGATTATATGCACCTACCGCTGCTAGAACTGCATCATTCACTGAAGAAAAAACACCACTTTTTAATTCTTCGTTATTAAAAAATTTATAATTTATATCCATGTTAACCTCCTCTCTTGATTATGGAATAAATACATCTTTAGACATCAATTGTATCTATGATTCCAATAATAGCCATATCAATAGCAACCTTTTGTTTCTCTACACGTACAGCTGACCCTTTACAAAGTAATACATAATCCCCTATACCTGCTCCAACATAATCTGCTGCAACTTCTTCGTTGCCAATAAAATTTTCTTTTACATCTATTCTCTTTACAATCATTAGCTTATACCCAACTAATGAATCATCTTTTCTCGTAGCTACAACATTACCAACAACTTTTGCCATAT from the Clostridium beijerinckii genome contains:
- a CDS encoding aldehyde dehydrogenase family protein, producing the protein MDINYKFFNNEELKSGVFSSVNDAVLAAVGAYNQYSKFTLNERQEIIDSIKKKLLCRVEEIAYMTVEETGMGNVHDKIEKLILAIKKTPGIEELITEVRTGDNGMTLYELSSYGVICAIHPCTNPCATLISNTIGMLAAGNGVVHCPHPRAIKVSKYVTEIISIAIRERCGIDNLVVTLNENSITCTNEIMTHPDISMVVTTGGNNVLRQAMASGKKVIGAGPGNPTTIVDETADIKKAARDIVRGASFDNNIMCISEKSIVAVSSIADLLVEELVRNNVYYVDNDEEMLKLTVATLTRDMTLNKSLEGKSANEILKAAGIVCERDIKLIVVNTIKQHPFATVEMLMPLVPLIRVKNFEIALDSALEIEQGFRHTATIHSQSIERLNVAAKVMQTAVFVKNGASLVGIGCNGEGDTSFTIATITGEGTTTARHFARRRRCSLTNGFSIR
- a CDS encoding EutN/CcmL family microcompartment protein; the protein is MYMAKVVGNVVATRKDDSLVGYKLMIVKRIDVKENFIGNEEVAADYVGAGIGDYVLLCKGSAVRVEKQKVAIDMAIIGIIDTIDV